The Candidatus Eisenbacteria bacterium genome has a window encoding:
- the nuoF gene encoding NADH-quinone oxidoreductase subunit NuoF produces MAAEVKLLSRNFGSPESWTLSSYERAGGYRTAVKALRMDPAAVTEEVKQSGLRGRGGAGFPTGMKWGFVPKDSNSPKYLCVNADESEPGTFKDRYLLELDPHQLIEGIVITSWAVGIHRAYIYVRGEFGLPYHRLQAAVDEAYAKGYLGPRSFGTAFDLDVTIHRGAGAYICGEETGLIESLEGKPGRPRIKPPFPAVVGVFGGPTVVNNVETLSAVPWIIENGAAAYRSYGTEKSPGTKLFSVSGPVARPGVYEVPLGLPLKTLVYDLCGGIRGGKAMKANIPGGSSVPVLTREEAEGADLDYESLAAAGTMLGSGGMIVIDEETCMVRALSTLMKFYAHESCGQCTPCREGTGWLRGLVARLEAGGGSPADMDKILSITNRMIGTTICVLSDAAAMPAASFVTKFRGEFERHVGAGRCPFRSDPLLAGAARRQDHA; encoded by the coding sequence ATGGCGGCGGAGGTCAAGCTGCTCTCCCGCAACTTCGGGAGCCCCGAATCGTGGACTCTCTCCTCCTACGAGAGGGCCGGCGGCTATCGCACGGCCGTCAAGGCGCTCCGGATGGATCCGGCCGCGGTGACGGAGGAGGTCAAGCAGTCGGGCCTGAGGGGACGCGGAGGCGCCGGCTTTCCGACAGGCATGAAATGGGGGTTCGTGCCGAAGGACTCGAACTCCCCGAAGTATCTCTGCGTGAACGCCGACGAGAGCGAGCCGGGGACCTTCAAGGACCGCTACCTGCTGGAGCTCGATCCGCATCAGCTCATCGAGGGGATCGTCATCACCTCCTGGGCCGTCGGGATCCATCGCGCCTACATCTATGTCAGGGGGGAGTTCGGGCTTCCCTACCACCGCCTCCAGGCGGCAGTCGATGAGGCCTATGCCAAGGGGTATCTCGGCCCCCGGTCGTTCGGGACCGCTTTCGACCTCGATGTGACCATTCACCGAGGAGCCGGCGCCTACATCTGCGGCGAGGAGACCGGGCTGATCGAATCGCTCGAGGGAAAGCCGGGAAGGCCGCGCATCAAGCCGCCGTTCCCGGCCGTCGTGGGCGTCTTCGGCGGCCCGACCGTCGTGAACAACGTCGAGACCCTCTCAGCCGTTCCGTGGATCATCGAGAACGGCGCCGCGGCCTACCGGAGCTACGGCACCGAGAAGTCCCCCGGCACCAAGCTCTTCAGCGTGAGCGGCCCGGTCGCCCGGCCGGGCGTCTACGAGGTCCCCCTGGGCCTGCCGCTCAAGACGCTGGTCTACGATCTCTGCGGCGGGATTCGGGGCGGCAAGGCGATGAAGGCGAACATCCCCGGCGGCTCGTCCGTGCCCGTCCTCACGCGCGAGGAGGCCGAAGGCGCGGACCTCGACTACGAGAGCCTCGCCGCCGCGGGCACCATGCTCGGATCGGGAGGCATGATCGTCATCGACGAGGAGACATGCATGGTCCGGGCCCTCTCCACGCTCATGAAGTTCTACGCCCACGAATCGTGCGGGCAATGCACGCCTTGCCGCGAGGGGACGGGTTGGCTCCGAGGCCTCGTCGCGAGGCTGGAAGCCGGGGGAGGTAGCCCGGCCGACATGGACAAGATCCTCTCGATCACGAATCGCATGATCGGGACGACGATCTGCGTTCTCTCCGACGCGGCGGCCATGCCGGCCGCGAGCTTCGTGACGAAGTTCCGCGGGGAGTTCGAACGGCACGTCGGCGCGGGCCGCTGCCCCTTCCGGTCCGATCCGCTCCTCGCCGGAGCCGCAAGGAGACAGGATCATGCCTAG